Proteins encoded in a region of the Nicotiana tomentosiformis chromosome 9, ASM39032v3, whole genome shotgun sequence genome:
- the LOC138899119 gene encoding uncharacterized mitochondrial protein AtMg00860-like, with amino-acid sequence MAFLGHIVLGEGMKVDCQKVEVAKNFPRPTTLTEVRSFLGLVVYYQRFVKTFSSIAAPLAKLTHKTAEFWWADGCEKNFQELKGRLTSASVLTLPEGPKGYVIYCDASRLGLGGILMQHERAVAYSTRQLRKHKQNYLPGASNCYICL; translated from the coding sequence ATGGCTTTTCTTGGACATATAGTATTAGGTGAGGGTATGAAGGTTGACTGTCAAAAGGTTGAAGTAGCTAAGAATTTTCCAAGGCCCACAACGCTTACTGAGGTACGCAGCTTCTTGGGCTTAGTTGTTTACTATCAAAGGTTTGTGAAAACATTCTCATCTATAGCTGCTCCACTAGCAAAGTTGACACATAAGACAGCGGAATTCTGGTGGGCTGATGGATGTGAGAAGAATTTCCAAGAGTTAAAGGGTAGGTTAACCTCAGCGTCAGTTCTAACTCTTCCTGAAGGACCCAAGGGTTACgttatatattgtgatgcctctagGTTAGGCTTGGGAGGTATTTTAATGCAACACGAGAGAGCTGTTGCTTATTCTACGAGACAACTAAGGAAACACAAACAGAATTATCTACCTGGAGCTAGCAACTGTTATATTTGCCTTTAA
- the LOC138899118 gene encoding uncharacterized protein: protein MEDAISFGNLEIPKKSSPSKASEPSSSPKLVDQFPAPSAYPDRKGTIVFSFPEDAQVLSSPVAVASYLRCLVTEDDQAKMNEVDAPYLFNKVQQALNRDNLKQLEARVRELTEKRDAFKLFSEQLKSETKDLRAELEVARKDHADLVDQEKKRKKKGGSEEGKDKKKGKEGRLKIGEDEKREREEKQAVEREWKCVGNSGYNLSLKWA from the exons ATGGAGGATGCCATTAGTTTTGGCAATTTAGAGATACCGAAGAAGAGTTCACCCTCTAAAGCAAGCGAGCCTTCCTCGAGCCCGAAATTGGTCGATCAATTTCCTGCCCCGAGTGCATATCCTGATCGAAAAGGCACAATTGTTTTTTCCTTTCCTGAGGATGCTCAGGTTCTTTCTTCCCCCGTAGCGGTGGCCAGCTATCTTcggtgcctggtgaccgaggatgatcaagctaagatgaacgaggtggatgcACCCTACCTTTTTAACAAAGTGCAACAGGCACTGAATCGG GATAACCTGAAACAACTCGAAGCTAGAGTTCGAGAGCTTACTGAGAAGAGAGACGCCTTTAAACTTTTTAGTGAGCAGCTCAAAAGCGAGACTAAGGACCTCCGTGCCGAGCTGGAAGTGGCTCGGAAGGACCATGCTGACTTGGTCGATCAG gagaagaaaagaaaaaaaaaaggaggtAGTGAAGAAGGGAAAGATAAAAAGAAAGGGAAAGAGGGAAGATTGAAGATCGGAGAAGatgagaagagagagagagaggagaagcAGGCAGTTGAAAGAGAGTGGAAGTGTGTTGGGAATAGTGGCTATAACTTGTCACTAAAGTGGGCCTAA